Sequence from the Rhodococcus jostii RHA1 genome:
CGAGCCACTGTCCGTTGTGGATCGCGCTTCCGAAAACGATCACGTCGTAGGAGTGCACGTCAGACACGGCTGCGACCGGCCGGACGTCGACCGACTGCCCGAGGCCTTCGATGCACGATCCGAGCCGCTCCGCGATCCCGCGGGTCGAGCCTTTCGCCGTCGCGTACGCCACCAGTACCGTCATGTGCGTGGCCTTTCCGGAGAGGTCTCGCCGGAATCGTCTCCGCCCGAGTGCGGCGTGGGCTCGTGCGGCTCGCATGGTCCCTGATCGAGACGGAACGGTGGGTATTCATCCCGCATCAGGGTCGCGTACGCCGCGACGCGGAACGCCCAACGATTGATTCCCATCACGAAGTCGAACAAACCGTGTGGGTATCGCCCGGTGAAGAGAAGCGCAATCGCCGAGAAAGTCACCGCGAGACCGAGCACAGAACCGAGGAGCCACGGCTGCCCGTAGTGCGTACCGTCGGTGACGGTCACTCCGGCACGCCAGCTCCCGAACCACCCTCCCGCGAGTAGCGCCAGGATCAGGTAGTGCGGGATCGCCAACAGCCACCACTTCACGAGGACCAGTCCGCGGGACAACCGCACGGGGTAGTCGACGTCGAAGTCCGCGGGATAGTCGGTACGGTTCAGGGTGAAGGGCGGGTAGCGGTCCGTGGCCAGGGCCGAGTAGGTGTAGAACTGCACTCGCCACACCCACCGGAGAACTCCGACGTTGAAGTCGAACAGGGTTCGCGGATACCGCGCGGTGAACAGGATCGCGAATCCGGACACCAGGGTGGTGACGACGAACGCGATTCCGAGGAAGAAGAGCACGAAGTAGTGCGGGAGCGCCAGGAGCCATTTCACCAGCCACAGCCATCGCGACAGCGGCGCGTCGAGTTCACCCACGAGGCGAGCGGGATAGACGGTCCATGGAACGTGTGCGTCGCCGGCGATCGTGCCGTCGCCCGCGATCTGCGCGACGGGATGCGGTTGTGGCGGGCCGTGCCGGCCCAACCCGATTGCTCCTGCCACGATCAACGGGATTCCGATGATCAGAAGGACGACCGCGCCGACCAGGACGCTCAGTGCGAGTGGTCCGAGGAAAGTGAGGCGTGCGCCGGCCTGAATGTCGACGGACAGGCCTGGAGTTGCGTCTGCCTTCATGACGACAGCCGTCCAGGACCCCTGCTGTAGCTCCCACCGCACTTCCTGCGTGCCAGTACCCGAGGAAGAGGCGGACCAGAATGGTTGTGTCCCAGGTAATGCTGCCGGTCGGGTTCCAGGAATCTGCCGATAGGTCGGCCGAAACGGATCGAACTGCACGTCTGTCACTTCGGTGCGAGCAACGTCGGTGAAGTACTTGTCGACCTCGTCACGAGGGCCGATCCCGATGAAGATCTCTTGGTCGGGATCGGTGGCGGTGGCTCGCACCAGTACCCGGCCGAGGTCCTCGGTGCTGAAGCCTTTCGGCAAGTCCGCGCCCTCGAAGAGATCGACCTTCTCCGATACCAGGGCACTCTCACTCGTCTCGAAGTGCTCACGCGGCGAGGTGAAGTGCCCACCGTCGCGTTGCATGAAGTAGGCCCACCCCAGAAACACCGCGGCAGTGAGCAGCGCGAACCCGGTCAGGGCGCTCAGACAGCCCAGGACGAGAACGGCTACTCTGCCGGTTCGCACAGGCGCATCCTCCTGGTCCGGGATCCCCGAAAACTCAGTGTGCGGCGTCCCTCCAGCCGCGCGTCAGGGTCATTGGTCACCACTCGGTCGACCGGTCGAGTGTGTTGCGGCTACGAAACCAACTGGTGGAGCGTTGGGTACCGATCGTGTGGGAATCGGCCATCGCGGTCGCACTCGTCACGGCCGGATCGACCGGCTTCCGCCGCCGCGACCTGAGGTGTCGAATCACCGGTGACGTGAGCGGGGCGTCAGCTCACCGCGGCCCGCACCACCAGTTCGAACGTCGGCCGCGGATCCGCGGTG
This genomic interval carries:
- a CDS encoding DUF4389 domain-containing protein, which gives rise to MRTGRVAVLVLGCLSALTGFALLTAAVFLGWAYFMQRDGGHFTSPREHFETSESALVSEKVDLFEGADLPKGFSTEDLGRVLVRATATDPDQEIFIGIGPRDEVDKYFTDVARTEVTDVQFDPFRPTYRQIPGTRPAALPGTQPFWSASSSGTGTQEVRWELQQGSWTAVVMKADATPGLSVDIQAGARLTFLGPLALSVLVGAVVLLIIGIPLIVAGAIGLGRHGPPQPHPVAQIAGDGTIAGDAHVPWTVYPARLVGELDAPLSRWLWLVKWLLALPHYFVLFFLGIAFVVTTLVSGFAILFTARYPRTLFDFNVGVLRWVWRVQFYTYSALATDRYPPFTLNRTDYPADFDVDYPVRLSRGLVLVKWWLLAIPHYLILALLAGGWFGSWRAGVTVTDGTHYGQPWLLGSVLGLAVTFSAIALLFTGRYPHGLFDFVMGINRWAFRVAAYATLMRDEYPPFRLDQGPCEPHEPTPHSGGDDSGETSPERPRT